A genome region from Arthrobacter sp. SLBN-100 includes the following:
- a CDS encoding flavin-containing monooxygenase has protein sequence MNNSNVTGMLDTMVIGGGQAGLAIGYHLKEQGRKFVILDANPRVGDAWRQRWDSLRVFTPAKYNGLPGFPFPADPLSFPTKDEVADYLEGYAAALDLPVCTGVRVERLWQDGERYIAASNGNRWEARNVVVANGAERRPKVPAFSADVSPAIVHFHSSAYKNPGQLQDGPVLVVGLGNSGAEIAREVCRTHPTFVAARAPSEIPVKHGRTAARFFLPIVRFAGLHVLSLGTPVGRKAAPALKAQGTPLIRTKAKDLAAAGVHFVPRVAGVADGRPVLADGSRPEVANIIWCTGFRDDFDWIDLGLLDAGGGLQQHRGVVLNSPGLFLLGQNFMYSVASATFPGIVRDARYLAGKIPQLDRIDVLSMRQ, from the coding sequence ATGAACAACAGCAACGTGACCGGCATGCTGGACACGATGGTCATTGGAGGGGGACAGGCCGGCCTTGCCATCGGCTACCACCTCAAGGAGCAGGGTCGGAAGTTTGTCATCCTTGACGCGAACCCCCGGGTCGGGGACGCATGGCGGCAGCGGTGGGATTCGCTCCGCGTGTTTACCCCGGCCAAGTACAACGGCCTGCCCGGATTCCCGTTCCCCGCCGATCCGCTGTCCTTCCCCACCAAGGACGAGGTAGCCGATTATCTCGAAGGATATGCCGCCGCCTTGGACCTCCCGGTGTGCACCGGCGTCCGGGTGGAGCGTCTCTGGCAGGACGGGGAGCGCTACATCGCAGCCTCCAACGGCAACCGCTGGGAAGCCCGGAACGTGGTGGTGGCCAACGGAGCAGAGCGCCGGCCCAAAGTCCCGGCCTTCTCCGCCGATGTGTCACCGGCCATAGTCCATTTCCATTCCAGCGCCTACAAAAATCCGGGCCAGCTGCAGGACGGGCCTGTCCTGGTGGTGGGACTGGGGAACTCAGGCGCCGAAATCGCCCGTGAGGTCTGCCGCACCCACCCCACCTTCGTAGCCGCAAGGGCTCCCAGTGAAATCCCCGTGAAGCATGGCCGCACTGCAGCGCGCTTCTTCCTGCCGATCGTGCGGTTCGCCGGCCTGCACGTCCTCAGCCTTGGCACGCCCGTGGGCCGCAAGGCCGCACCGGCTCTCAAAGCTCAGGGTACCCCACTGATCCGGACCAAAGCCAAGGATCTCGCGGCTGCCGGCGTCCATTTCGTGCCGCGGGTTGCCGGTGTCGCCGATGGCCGGCCGGTCCTGGCTGACGGATCGCGGCCGGAGGTAGCAAACATCATCTGGTGTACCGGTTTCCGGGACGACTTCGACTGGATTGATCTTGGGTTGCTGGACGCCGGGGGAGGCCTGCAGCAGCACCGCGGCGTAGTACTGAACTCGCCGGGCCTGTTCTTGCTGGGACAGAATTTTATGTACTCCGTGGCATCGGCAACTTTCCCGGGGATCGTCCGCGACGCGCGGTACCTGGCAGGGAAAATACCCCAATTGGATAGAATCGATGTTTTGTCCATGCGCCAGTGA
- a CDS encoding helix-turn-helix transcriptional regulator gives MSAETGIDQGRSAFRENRWTEAYENFRDADQRGGLPAPDLERLATAEILTGNTAAGLETLTRAHEEYLVVGDIVGAVRCAGWMGMHLMHLRETSRAGGWFARGQRLSDELDAPHSVQGLLLVPVALGKLYSGDPAGALQTFAQVADIGQKFQDKDVSALALIGMGQATLMLGRNDEGLRMFDEVMVAVTAGELSAVPAGIAYCAVIGNCHLAFDLERALEWTAALDRWCRTRSDMVTFSGQCQSHRAELFRLHGAWAEALEAAAIAQGRSTQGDPQALYGGYYQQGEVQRLRGDLDAAAASYREAARSGYEPQPGLALLSLARGDAKQAQSMIRRAAGVADTATRRHLLPALVEIELAASDVEAARRGADELAAFARECPMPMVRAVAGQAEGAVRLAEGDPAGGAPAIRQAWKLWRELGVPYEAARCRVLIGCACRALGDEPSALMDFEAAHAELLELGAAPAAAWAASLMREGADGARGPLSPRETEVLRLVATGKGNRAIAAELYLSEKTVARHISNIFLKLGLSSRAAATRYAFEHRIAG, from the coding sequence GTGTCAGCTGAGACGGGCATCGACCAGGGCAGGTCAGCATTCCGCGAAAACCGCTGGACCGAGGCCTATGAAAACTTCCGCGACGCCGACCAGCGGGGCGGGCTGCCTGCACCTGACCTGGAACGGCTCGCCACCGCCGAGATACTGACCGGCAATACGGCCGCAGGACTGGAAACCCTCACCCGCGCCCACGAAGAGTACCTGGTTGTCGGCGACATCGTTGGTGCCGTCCGCTGCGCCGGCTGGATGGGGATGCACCTGATGCATCTGCGGGAAACGTCCCGGGCCGGCGGCTGGTTCGCCCGCGGGCAAAGGCTCTCGGATGAGCTGGACGCGCCACACTCCGTCCAAGGGCTCCTGCTCGTGCCGGTGGCATTGGGCAAGCTCTACAGTGGCGACCCTGCCGGTGCCCTGCAGACCTTCGCCCAGGTTGCGGACATTGGCCAGAAATTCCAGGACAAAGACGTGTCGGCGCTGGCCCTCATCGGTATGGGCCAGGCGACACTTATGCTGGGGCGCAACGACGAGGGCCTTCGAATGTTCGACGAGGTTATGGTGGCCGTGACAGCGGGAGAACTGTCCGCGGTCCCGGCCGGAATTGCCTACTGTGCAGTCATTGGCAACTGCCACCTGGCCTTCGACCTGGAACGGGCCCTGGAATGGACGGCGGCGCTTGACCGCTGGTGCCGTACCCGCTCGGACATGGTGACGTTCAGCGGCCAGTGCCAGTCGCACCGGGCCGAGCTCTTTCGGCTGCATGGAGCCTGGGCCGAGGCGCTGGAGGCGGCGGCCATAGCTCAAGGCCGTTCCACCCAGGGCGATCCGCAGGCGCTTTACGGGGGCTACTACCAGCAGGGAGAAGTGCAACGGCTCAGGGGCGACCTGGACGCGGCCGCGGCTTCTTACCGGGAAGCGGCCCGAAGCGGCTACGAGCCACAGCCTGGCCTTGCGCTCCTCTCCCTGGCGCGCGGGGACGCGAAGCAGGCGCAGTCCATGATCCGCAGGGCCGCCGGCGTTGCGGACACAGCCACCCGCCGCCATCTGTTGCCTGCCCTGGTGGAGATCGAACTCGCCGCCTCAGATGTGGAAGCGGCACGGCGCGGCGCCGACGAGCTGGCAGCCTTCGCCCGGGAATGCCCCATGCCCATGGTCCGTGCGGTGGCCGGCCAGGCCGAGGGGGCCGTCCGGCTCGCCGAGGGTGATCCGGCGGGCGGCGCACCAGCCATCAGGCAGGCCTGGAAGCTGTGGCGCGAACTCGGTGTGCCGTATGAAGCCGCGCGCTGCCGGGTCTTGATCGGCTGTGCTTGCCGCGCTCTTGGCGACGAACCGTCAGCGCTCATGGACTTCGAGGCCGCACACGCGGAGTTGCTGGAACTGGGTGCAGCGCCCGCGGCAGCCTGGGCGGCGTCGCTCATGCGGGAAGGCGCAGATGGCGCCAGGGGACCGCTGTCCCCGAGGGAAACCGAAGTGCTTCGGCTCGTTGCCACCGGCAAGGGGAACCGCGCCATCGCCGCCGAACTCTATCTCAGTGAGAAGACCGTGGCCCGGCACATCAGCAATATCTTCCTGAAGCTGGGCCTGTCCTCCCGGGCCGCCGCCACCAGGTATGCCTTTGAGCACCGGATCGCGGGATAA
- a CDS encoding ATP-dependent DNA ligase translates to MLLDELVKTADAVTSTRSRLAKVEALADLLRRLEPAEIATALGLLVAKPRQGRVGIGWRGMSAAMGEPAVEPSLTVADLDAAFDRLLGAAGAGSTAERAATLRTLTAAATEREQAFIAGVLLGELRTGALEGVLTDAVARAADRPVDAVRRAAMLSGDLGGTALLALTGTAAQLDAVGLVVGRPVQPMLAATAASVPAALEVTGEASVEYKLDGARIQVHRVGDDVRIYTRTLAEVTHRLPEVVDVVRGLPVRDVILDGETLALDEDGGPRPFQETMSRFGADAARTTLLHPWFFDVLHIDGRDLLDEPLSTRISVLERIAPGHRIPGEVTADAAVAERVSRDALAAGHEGVMVKAVGSAYAAGRRGSNWIKVKPVLTYDLVVLACEWGSGRRTGLLSNLHLGALDPTGEFGKPGGYVMVGKTFKGLTDALLQWQTGRFQELEVRRTAGTVWVEPVTVVEIAIDGVQQSPRYPGGIALRFARVKRYRDDKTAAEADTIQTLRALLRS, encoded by the coding sequence ATGCTGCTCGACGAGCTTGTGAAGACCGCGGATGCCGTGACGTCCACCCGCTCCCGGCTTGCGAAGGTGGAGGCACTGGCAGACCTGCTGCGCCGGCTGGAACCCGCCGAGATCGCGACGGCGCTGGGCTTGCTGGTTGCCAAGCCGCGCCAGGGCCGGGTAGGGATAGGCTGGCGCGGCATGTCAGCGGCGATGGGGGAGCCGGCTGTTGAGCCCAGTCTTACTGTGGCCGACCTCGACGCTGCTTTCGACCGGCTGCTCGGGGCTGCCGGCGCCGGATCCACCGCCGAGCGCGCCGCGACCCTCCGGACGCTCACCGCGGCAGCCACGGAACGAGAGCAGGCATTCATCGCCGGCGTGCTGCTTGGAGAATTGCGGACCGGTGCGCTGGAGGGTGTGCTGACGGACGCCGTGGCCCGCGCCGCAGACCGGCCCGTGGACGCCGTACGCCGCGCGGCCATGCTCTCCGGGGATCTGGGCGGAACCGCCCTGCTGGCGCTCACCGGCACGGCGGCCCAGCTGGACGCCGTCGGCCTCGTGGTGGGCCGTCCGGTGCAGCCCATGCTCGCCGCAACCGCAGCCAGCGTGCCCGCGGCGCTGGAGGTCACGGGGGAAGCGTCAGTGGAATACAAGCTCGACGGCGCACGCATCCAGGTGCACCGCGTCGGCGACGATGTCCGCATCTACACGCGCACCCTGGCTGAAGTAACCCATCGGCTGCCGGAGGTGGTGGACGTGGTGCGAGGGCTGCCGGTGCGCGATGTGATCCTCGACGGCGAGACCCTCGCCCTCGATGAGGACGGCGGGCCGCGGCCCTTCCAGGAGACCATGTCCCGCTTCGGCGCTGACGCGGCGCGCACCACCCTGCTGCACCCGTGGTTCTTCGACGTGCTGCACATCGACGGGCGCGACCTGCTGGACGAACCGCTGTCCACGCGCATCAGCGTGCTCGAACGCATCGCCCCCGGGCACCGGATTCCCGGGGAGGTCACGGCCGACGCTGCTGTTGCCGAGCGGGTGTCCCGCGATGCGCTCGCCGCCGGCCACGAGGGTGTGATGGTGAAGGCGGTGGGCTCCGCCTACGCTGCCGGCCGTCGCGGCTCCAACTGGATCAAGGTGAAGCCGGTGCTCACCTACGACCTGGTGGTGCTTGCCTGCGAGTGGGGGTCGGGACGGCGCACCGGGCTGCTCTCCAATCTGCACCTGGGCGCGCTTGATCCCACGGGCGAGTTCGGGAAACCCGGCGGTTACGTGATGGTGGGCAAAACTTTCAAAGGCCTCACGGACGCGCTGCTGCAATGGCAGACCGGGCGGTTCCAGGAGCTGGAGGTGCGGCGCACCGCGGGCACCGTCTGGGTGGAACCCGTCACCGTGGTGGAAATCGCGATTGACGGCGTGCAGCAGTCCCCGCGCTATCCGGGCGGAATCGCACTTCGCTTCGCGCGCGTCAAGCGCTACCGCGACGACAAAACGGCGGCGGAGGCGGACACCATTCAGACGCTGCGCGCGCTGCTGCGTTCGTAA
- a CDS encoding dihydrofolate reductase family protein — MGIIVANLFLTLDGVYQAPGGREEDTEGNFTFGGWQAPVSDDEAGAAIGEEIAKIDALLLGRKTYDIFAAYWPHQSDEIGGTLNRVPKFVVSHSLAAPGWAGTKVLPDATAAGRLREEYGEVHMFGSGVLIRSLLAANVLDRLHLWLYPVTLGQGKRLFDAGTIPAAFRLAEPARSFPKGSVSLVYERAGDVETRDMAAT, encoded by the coding sequence GTGGGAATCATCGTTGCGAACCTGTTCCTTACCCTGGACGGCGTGTATCAGGCGCCCGGCGGCCGGGAAGAGGACACTGAGGGCAACTTCACCTTCGGCGGCTGGCAGGCGCCGGTGTCCGATGACGAGGCCGGCGCGGCCATCGGCGAGGAGATCGCCAAGATTGACGCCCTGCTTCTGGGCCGGAAAACCTATGACATCTTCGCCGCCTACTGGCCCCACCAGTCCGACGAGATCGGGGGCACGCTCAACCGGGTGCCCAAGTTCGTCGTGTCCCATAGCCTGGCCGCTCCCGGCTGGGCGGGCACCAAGGTGCTGCCGGATGCCACGGCTGCGGGAAGGCTCCGCGAAGAGTACGGCGAGGTGCACATGTTCGGCAGCGGCGTCCTCATCCGTTCACTGCTCGCGGCCAACGTGCTGGACCGCCTCCACCTCTGGCTCTATCCGGTGACCTTGGGGCAGGGCAAGCGTCTCTTCGACGCCGGGACCATCCCCGCCGCCTTCCGCCTCGCCGAGCCCGCGCGCAGCTTTCCCAAGGGGTCGGTGTCGCTGGTGTACGAGCGCGCGGGCGATGTTGAGACACGGGACATGGCGGCCACGTAG
- the groL gene encoding chaperonin GroEL (60 kDa chaperone family; promotes refolding of misfolded polypeptides especially under stressful conditions; forms two stacked rings of heptamers to form a barrel-shaped 14mer; ends can be capped by GroES; misfolded proteins enter the barrel where they are refolded when GroES binds) has translation MAKQLAFNDAARRSLEAGIDKLANTVKVTLGPRGRNVVLDKKWGAPTITNDGVTIAREVELDDPYENLGAQLAKEVATKTNDVAGDGTTTATVLAQALVKEGLRNVAAGAAPGEIKRGIEVSVEAVAARLLENARPVEGQVAAVAAISAQSEEVGELLAEAFGKVGKDGVITIEESSTTQTELVLTEGMQFDKGYLSPYFITDADRQEAVLEDALILINQGKISSLQEFLPLLEKALQAGKPLFIIAEDVDGEALSTLIVNRIRGTLNVVAVKAPGFGDRRKAMLQDIATLTGAQVVSPELGLSLDTVGLEVLGTARRITVTKDNTTIVDGAGSSEDVAARVAQLRAELTRTDSDWDKEKLQERLAKLAGGIGVIKVGAATEVELKEKKHRIEDAVSSTRAALEEGIVAGGGSALIHALKALDEDPAVKALEGDAAAAVGIVRRALVQPLRWIAQNAGFDGYVITSKVADLDTNHGFNAKSGEYEDLIAAGVIDPVKVTRAALRNAASIAALVLTTETLVAEKPAEEDEHAGHSH, from the coding sequence ATGGCAAAGCAGCTTGCGTTTAACGACGCTGCCCGCCGGTCTCTTGAAGCCGGCATCGATAAGCTCGCCAACACCGTCAAGGTGACGCTGGGCCCGCGCGGCCGCAACGTCGTCCTGGACAAGAAGTGGGGTGCGCCCACCATCACGAACGACGGCGTCACCATCGCCCGCGAGGTTGAACTGGACGACCCGTACGAGAACCTTGGCGCCCAGTTGGCCAAGGAAGTTGCCACCAAGACCAACGATGTTGCCGGCGACGGCACCACCACCGCAACGGTCCTGGCCCAGGCCCTGGTCAAGGAAGGCCTGCGCAACGTAGCGGCAGGCGCCGCTCCCGGCGAGATCAAGCGCGGCATCGAGGTTTCCGTTGAAGCCGTCGCCGCCCGCCTGCTGGAGAACGCTCGTCCCGTCGAAGGACAGGTGGCCGCCGTTGCAGCCATCTCCGCCCAGAGCGAAGAGGTGGGCGAGCTCCTGGCTGAGGCCTTCGGCAAGGTCGGCAAGGATGGTGTGATCACCATCGAGGAATCCTCCACCACCCAGACCGAACTGGTCCTCACCGAGGGCATGCAGTTCGACAAGGGCTACCTGTCCCCGTACTTCATCACGGATGCGGACCGCCAGGAAGCCGTCCTCGAAGACGCCCTCATCCTGATCAACCAGGGCAAGATCTCCTCGCTGCAGGAGTTCCTGCCGCTGCTGGAGAAGGCCCTTCAGGCCGGCAAGCCGCTGTTCATCATTGCTGAAGACGTTGACGGCGAGGCACTGTCCACGCTGATCGTCAACCGCATCCGCGGCACCCTGAATGTCGTTGCCGTCAAGGCTCCGGGCTTCGGCGACCGCCGCAAGGCCATGCTGCAGGACATCGCCACCCTCACCGGTGCACAGGTTGTGTCCCCGGAGCTGGGCCTGAGCCTGGACACCGTTGGCCTCGAGGTGCTGGGTACCGCCCGCCGCATCACGGTTACCAAGGACAACACCACCATCGTTGACGGCGCCGGTTCGTCTGAGGACGTGGCAGCCCGCGTGGCGCAGCTGCGCGCAGAGCTGACCCGCACCGACTCCGACTGGGACAAGGAAAAGCTCCAGGAGCGCCTGGCCAAGCTGGCCGGTGGCATCGGCGTCATCAAGGTCGGTGCAGCCACCGAGGTTGAGCTGAAGGAAAAGAAGCACCGCATCGAGGACGCCGTGTCCTCCACCCGCGCTGCCCTCGAAGAAGGCATCGTGGCCGGTGGCGGCTCTGCCCTGATCCACGCCCTCAAGGCACTGGATGAGGACCCTGCCGTCAAGGCGCTCGAAGGCGACGCCGCCGCTGCTGTGGGCATCGTCCGCCGCGCGCTGGTCCAGCCGCTGCGCTGGATCGCCCAGAACGCCGGCTTCGACGGCTACGTCATCACGTCCAAGGTTGCCGACCTCGACACCAACCACGGCTTCAACGCCAAGTCGGGCGAGTACGAGGACCTGATCGCCGCCGGCGTGATCGACCCCGTCAAGGTCACCCGCGCAGCCCTCCGCAACGCAGCGTCCATCGCTGCCCTGGTTCTCACCACCGAGACCCTTGTAGCAGAGAAGCCTGCCGAGGAAGACGAGCACGCAGGCCACAGCCACTAG
- the groES gene encoding co-chaperone GroES produces the protein MSVSIKPLEDRIVVRPLEAEQTTASGLVIPDSAQEKPQEGEVVAVGPGRFDDNGNRVPLDVAEGDVVIYSKYGGTEVKHSGTEYLVLSARDVLAIVVK, from the coding sequence GTGTCGGTCTCTATTAAGCCTCTTGAGGATCGTATTGTTGTCCGCCCGCTCGAAGCCGAGCAGACCACGGCTTCCGGCCTGGTCATCCCGGACTCCGCGCAGGAGAAGCCCCAGGAAGGCGAAGTTGTTGCAGTAGGCCCCGGCCGCTTTGACGACAACGGCAACCGCGTCCCGCTCGACGTTGCCGAGGGCGACGTTGTTATCTACTCCAAGTACGGCGGAACCGAAGTCAAGCACAGCGGCACCGAATACCTCGTGCTGTCCGCCCGCGACGTCCTGGCGATCGTCGTAAAGTAA
- a CDS encoding DMT family transporter → MRAAAYLILATLFWAGNFVVGHAAMETMQPLQLTYWRWTLAAVPLLVLAHTVERPDWRSVLRRWPVLLLLSSLGMSAYTLLLYSALGHTSALNASLVTAANPALIVVLAVVLLHDRPRPLGWAGIGLGLVGVLLVLTGGDIHRLLTFSINRGELLILAAITVWGLYTIIGRTVDVPAITSTAVQVALAAVVLSPLALITGAGLPRTASEGWSLAFIALFPSLGSYLLWNLALKRTTAANAGNYLNLIAVFTAIITLALGQPITLPQVLGGVLVISGVLLTSAGGPQRPRSSKPTSSPPSPPPAAEFRTR, encoded by the coding sequence GTGCGAGCCGCTGCCTACCTCATCCTTGCCACCCTCTTCTGGGCCGGAAACTTCGTCGTCGGCCATGCCGCCATGGAAACCATGCAGCCGCTGCAGCTGACCTACTGGCGGTGGACCCTGGCAGCGGTGCCGCTGCTGGTGCTCGCCCACACCGTGGAGCGCCCGGACTGGCGGAGCGTCCTGCGCCGCTGGCCGGTCCTGCTGCTCCTGAGTTCCTTGGGCATGAGCGCCTACACACTGTTGCTGTACAGCGCACTGGGCCACACCTCAGCCCTCAACGCCTCGCTGGTGACGGCAGCCAACCCTGCACTGATTGTGGTGCTGGCCGTGGTCCTGCTGCACGACAGGCCGCGCCCGCTGGGCTGGGCGGGAATCGGACTGGGCCTGGTTGGCGTCCTGCTGGTCCTCACAGGCGGCGACATCCACCGGCTGCTGACCTTCTCCATCAACAGGGGCGAGCTGCTGATCCTCGCGGCCATCACCGTATGGGGCCTCTACACCATCATCGGGCGCACGGTTGATGTACCCGCGATCACGTCCACCGCGGTCCAGGTGGCGCTGGCCGCCGTCGTCCTCAGCCCGCTGGCCCTCATTACCGGGGCCGGCCTGCCCCGCACGGCGTCGGAGGGCTGGTCCCTTGCCTTTATTGCCCTGTTTCCGTCGCTGGGTTCCTATCTGCTCTGGAACCTTGCCCTGAAGCGCACCACTGCGGCCAATGCGGGCAACTACCTGAACCTCATTGCCGTGTTCACCGCGATCATCACTCTCGCCCTGGGCCAGCCCATCACCCTTCCGCAGGTCTTAGGCGGCGTCCTGGTGATTTCGGGAGTCCTGCTGACCAGTGCCGGCGGCCCTCAGCGTCCGAGGTCGTCGAAGCCGACGTCCTCCCCGCCGTCGCCCCCGCCCGCCGCGGAATTCCGCACCCGGTAA
- a CDS encoding class I SAM-dependent methyltransferase, with protein sequence MPHASQDQIAPLLTPEGWDLLASLGPYREDTSFELNSALRKAGHSPELVSAVLTQSRLRTKAEAKFGEFARSMLFTQAGLEQATRFTVAARHAQRFAQAGIRHVADLGCGLAADSLALASLDINVTAVEMDETTAACATVNLIPFSNATVVHADATSVPLEGIDGVWLDPARRVTSTSGTKRIWDPEAFSPPLSFVESLAASGRAVGVKMGPGMPHDSVPAGCEAQWVSVAGDVTEVALWFNAVRRPGIRRAALVLGAGGAAELTSGEDFGAGPAAPLGPVEGYLYEPDGAVIRAGLVADVAHQLGGHLVDEHIAYICAPQLVDTPFARAYKVLEVMPYNVKALKAWVKAEGIGVLDIKKRGTAVTPEELRKQLLPAGKAAAKRAGSKTATLVLTRIGEDRVAIVVEPV encoded by the coding sequence ATGCCTCACGCTTCCCAGGACCAGATCGCGCCACTGCTCACTCCCGAAGGCTGGGACCTGCTGGCGTCGCTGGGCCCGTACCGGGAGGACACCTCCTTTGAGCTCAACTCGGCGCTGCGCAAGGCCGGGCACTCCCCCGAACTGGTCTCCGCCGTCCTGACCCAGTCCAGGCTCCGCACCAAGGCCGAAGCGAAGTTCGGCGAGTTCGCCCGGAGCATGCTGTTCACCCAGGCCGGACTGGAACAGGCAACCCGGTTCACCGTTGCCGCCCGCCACGCCCAGCGGTTCGCCCAAGCAGGAATCCGCCACGTGGCGGACCTGGGGTGCGGCCTGGCCGCCGACTCGCTGGCGCTGGCGTCGCTGGACATCAACGTCACCGCCGTGGAAATGGATGAGACGACGGCGGCCTGCGCCACGGTGAACCTCATCCCGTTCTCCAACGCCACGGTGGTCCATGCGGACGCCACCTCAGTTCCGCTGGAGGGGATCGACGGCGTCTGGCTGGATCCTGCCCGCCGGGTCACCTCCACGTCCGGCACCAAACGCATCTGGGATCCCGAGGCCTTTTCACCGCCGCTGTCCTTTGTTGAGTCCCTCGCGGCGTCCGGCCGCGCCGTCGGGGTCAAGATGGGGCCGGGCATGCCCCATGATTCCGTACCGGCCGGCTGTGAAGCCCAATGGGTTTCCGTGGCCGGGGACGTGACCGAAGTTGCGCTGTGGTTCAACGCCGTGCGCAGGCCCGGAATCCGCAGGGCCGCCCTGGTCCTGGGAGCCGGCGGTGCAGCCGAACTGACCAGCGGCGAAGACTTCGGCGCCGGTCCTGCCGCCCCGCTGGGTCCGGTGGAGGGCTACCTGTACGAGCCCGACGGTGCAGTGATCCGCGCGGGGCTGGTGGCCGACGTCGCGCACCAGCTGGGCGGGCACCTGGTGGACGAACACATTGCCTACATCTGCGCCCCGCAACTCGTGGACACGCCCTTCGCGCGGGCCTACAAAGTCCTGGAAGTGATGCCGTACAACGTCAAGGCGCTCAAGGCCTGGGTGAAGGCGGAGGGCATCGGCGTGCTGGACATCAAGAAGCGCGGCACCGCCGTCACGCCCGAGGAACTGCGCAAGCAGCTGCTCCCCGCCGGAAAGGCAGCTGCGAAAAGGGCCGGCAGCAAAACGGCCACCCTGGTCCTGACCCGCATCGGGGAGGACCGGGTGGCCATCGTGGTGGAGCCGGTCTAA
- a CDS encoding shikimate 5-dehydrogenase, which yields MPILNKDMTLCISLSARPSNNGTRFHNHLYEQLDLNWIYKAFAPTNLAQAIAGVRGLGIRGCAISMPYKEDVIALVDEMDPSAKAIDSVNTIVNTDGHLKAYNTDYTAIEQLLASNNVPTSYSVLVQGSGGMAKATVAALRDAGFADVTVLARNETAGQALAEQYGFQWRPEFNGGTADLIINVTPIGMAGGTESDTLAFPQETVDAARVVFDVVALPAETPLIKAARAAGKPVITGAEVATIQALEQFVLYTGVRPTPEQVRVAEEFMRAQ from the coding sequence GTGCCCATTCTGAATAAAGACATGACCCTCTGCATCTCGCTCTCGGCCCGGCCCAGCAACAACGGGACCCGGTTCCACAACCACCTGTACGAGCAGCTTGACCTGAACTGGATCTACAAGGCGTTCGCCCCCACCAACCTTGCGCAGGCCATCGCCGGGGTCCGCGGGCTGGGCATCCGCGGATGCGCCATCTCCATGCCGTACAAGGAGGACGTGATCGCCCTCGTGGACGAGATGGACCCCTCGGCCAAGGCCATCGACTCCGTCAACACCATCGTGAACACGGACGGGCATCTCAAGGCCTACAACACCGACTACACCGCAATCGAACAGCTCCTCGCGTCCAACAACGTCCCCACGAGCTATTCCGTGCTGGTCCAGGGGTCCGGCGGCATGGCCAAGGCAACGGTGGCCGCGCTCCGGGACGCCGGGTTCGCCGACGTCACGGTCCTCGCGCGGAACGAAACCGCCGGCCAGGCACTCGCCGAACAGTACGGGTTCCAGTGGCGTCCGGAATTCAACGGCGGAACGGCGGATCTGATTATCAATGTGACACCTATCGGTATGGCCGGCGGAACCGAATCGGACACCCTGGCCTTCCCGCAGGAGACCGTCGACGCAGCCAGGGTGGTCTTCGACGTGGTGGCCCTGCCCGCCGAGACGCCGCTGATCAAGGCAGCACGTGCCGCCGGAAAGCCTGTGATCACCGGAGCGGAAGTGGCCACCATCCAGGCGCTGGAGCAGTTTGTGCTCTACACCGGCGTACGGCCCACCCCTGAACAGGTGCGCGTGGCCGAGGAGTTCATGCGCGCCCAGTAG